One window of the Natrinema sp. CBA1119 genome contains the following:
- a CDS encoding DNA topoisomerase IV subunit A translates to MSTNDNQQAREQLIDLAAQFYDQFELGEIPHMSVPTRTKNNIEYDEEMSVWVYGDRESTRSANSVRGARKLLKAIYTIEFLSEQLEEDRSSTLRELYYLSESWDNDEAQFTSQDESNGMIEDLEIVSGVTREDFHMRPEESGAKVMGPLHIREQTNRGDRDIHCQLDVGQGGYQVPNNPDTIEFLDNDADFVLCVETGGMRDRLVENGFDEEHDAIVVHLGGQPARATRRLTKRFHDELGLPVVVFTDGDPWSYRIYGSVAYGSIKSAHLSEYLATPEADFIGIQPSDIVEYELPTDPLSDSDINALESELEDPRFQTDYWTEQIELQLDIGKKSEQQSLASHGLDFVTDTYLPERLGDMGVL, encoded by the coding sequence ATGAGCACGAACGACAACCAGCAGGCGCGGGAACAGTTGATCGATCTCGCGGCGCAGTTCTACGACCAGTTCGAACTGGGCGAGATCCCCCACATGTCCGTGCCGACGCGGACGAAGAACAACATCGAGTACGACGAGGAGATGTCCGTCTGGGTCTACGGCGACCGCGAATCGACCCGGTCGGCGAACTCCGTCCGCGGCGCGCGCAAGCTCCTGAAGGCGATCTACACCATCGAGTTCCTGTCCGAGCAACTCGAGGAAGACCGCTCGTCGACCCTGCGTGAACTCTACTACCTCTCGGAGAGCTGGGACAACGACGAGGCCCAGTTCACGAGCCAGGACGAGTCGAACGGCATGATCGAGGACCTCGAAATCGTCTCGGGAGTCACCCGCGAGGACTTCCACATGCGCCCCGAGGAATCGGGGGCGAAGGTAATGGGGCCGCTCCACATCCGCGAGCAAACGAACCGCGGCGACCGCGATATCCACTGTCAGCTCGACGTGGGCCAGGGCGGGTATCAGGTCCCGAACAACCCCGACACGATCGAGTTCCTCGACAACGATGCCGATTTCGTCCTCTGCGTGGAGACCGGTGGCATGCGCGACCGACTCGTCGAGAACGGCTTCGACGAGGAGCACGATGCCATCGTCGTCCACCTCGGGGGCCAGCCTGCGCGCGCTACGCGTCGACTGACGAAGCGCTTCCACGACGAACTCGGCCTCCCCGTCGTGGTGTTCACTGACGGTGACCCCTGGTCGTACCGGATCTACGGCTCCGTCGCCTACGGCTCGATCAAGTCCGCTCACCTCTCGGAGTACCTCGCGACCCCCGAGGCTGACTTCATCGGCATCCAGCCCAGCGACATCGTCGAATACGAACTGCCGACCGACCCGCTCTCGGATTCGGACATCAACGCTCTCGAGAGCGAACTCGAGGACCCGCGCTTCCAGACCGATTACTGGACGGAACAGATCGAACTGCAACTCGATATCGGGAAGAAGTCCGAACAGCAATCGCTGGCGTCTCACGGGCTAGACTTCGTGACGGATACGTATCTGCCCGAGCGATTGGGCGATATGGGCGTCCTCTAG
- a CDS encoding MBL fold metallo-hydrolase, whose amino-acid sequence MTVRFDAVTVDWFGLATVRLEGQTGAVVYLDPGPEEYDVLDDLEPRDGDLILVSHDHHYDPDSIRRVAREDALVVVHESIDASEIDRIDKQPEALPFEVERVAADESFVLGPLDLFTTPAYNDPDGPHTDENGTPYHPEGQGCGFGVTVDGVTAFWPGDTDVLSVHEDVPVDLLLPPIGGTFTMDRREAATLADRLEPNLVLPVHYDTFAAIEIDADAFVVDIAHRGVPVVLDE is encoded by the coding sequence ATGACCGTCCGATTCGACGCGGTAACTGTCGACTGGTTCGGCCTCGCGACCGTCCGACTCGAGGGCCAAACCGGTGCCGTCGTCTATCTCGATCCCGGTCCGGAGGAGTACGACGTGCTGGACGATCTCGAGCCTCGCGACGGCGACCTGATTCTCGTCTCCCACGACCACCACTACGATCCCGACTCGATTCGACGCGTCGCCCGCGAGGACGCGCTGGTCGTCGTTCACGAGTCGATCGACGCGAGCGAGATCGACCGCATCGACAAGCAACCGGAAGCGCTCCCGTTCGAGGTCGAACGCGTCGCCGCCGACGAGTCGTTCGTTCTCGGACCGCTTGACCTGTTCACCACGCCGGCGTACAACGATCCGGACGGTCCGCACACCGACGAAAACGGAACGCCGTACCATCCCGAAGGGCAGGGCTGTGGTTTCGGCGTCACCGTCGACGGCGTCACCGCGTTCTGGCCCGGTGACACCGACGTCCTCTCAGTCCACGAGGACGTTCCGGTCGATCTCCTGCTTCCGCCGATCGGCGGCACGTTCACGATGGATCGACGCGAGGCGGCGACGCTGGCCGACCGACTCGAGCCGAACCTCGTGCTCCCGGTTCACTACGATACCTTCGCGGCGATCGAAATCGACGCGGACGCCTTCGTCGTCGATATCGCACACCGCGGCGTTCCGGTCGTCCTCGACGAATGA
- a CDS encoding fumarylacetoacetate hydrolase family protein, whose protein sequence is MKYVRFRDPAGAVRRGEYENGTVHFANESYALESDEIDVLPPSEPSKVVCIGKNYADHAAELDSEVPDRPMLFLKPPNALAAHGDTVTLPAGKERIDHEAELGVVIGEQCRHVPEADAMDVVEGFTCVNDLSNRDDQRQEQNWIRGKAFDGAAPMGPVLATPDEVPADAAVRTRVNGETKQDGSREQLIFSIPELIAEITTYLTLEPGDVIATGTPEGVGPLADGDEIEIEVEGVGTLEHSVRIP, encoded by the coding sequence ATGAAATACGTCCGATTCCGCGACCCGGCCGGCGCGGTTCGCCGCGGCGAGTACGAGAACGGCACCGTTCACTTCGCGAACGAGAGCTACGCGCTCGAGAGTGACGAGATCGACGTCCTCCCGCCGTCGGAGCCCTCGAAAGTCGTCTGTATCGGGAAGAACTACGCCGACCACGCGGCGGAACTCGACTCCGAGGTGCCCGACCGGCCGATGTTGTTCCTGAAGCCGCCGAACGCGCTGGCGGCCCACGGCGACACCGTCACCCTCCCCGCGGGCAAGGAGCGGATCGACCACGAGGCCGAACTCGGCGTCGTCATCGGGGAACAGTGTCGCCACGTCCCCGAAGCCGACGCGATGGACGTCGTGGAGGGCTTTACCTGCGTCAACGATCTCTCGAACCGCGACGACCAGCGCCAGGAACAGAACTGGATCCGCGGCAAGGCCTTCGACGGTGCCGCGCCGATGGGGCCCGTGCTCGCGACCCCCGACGAAGTCCCCGCGGACGCCGCCGTCCGAACTCGCGTCAACGGCGAAACGAAGCAGGACGGCTCCCGCGAGCAACTCATCTTTTCGATCCCCGAACTGATCGCCGAGATCACGACCTATCTCACCCTCGAGCCCGGCGACGTGATCGCGACCGGCACGCCGGAGGGCGTCGGCCCGCTCGCCGACGGCGACGAAATCGAGATCGAAGTCGAGGGCGTCGGCACGCTCGAGCACTCGGTCCGCATTCCCTGA
- a CDS encoding sugar phosphate isomerase/epimerase, translating into MVELAFSTNAYTRHSLPEAVRRIDDHGYAGVELLGDDPHAYFPAFDDADRDALLEALANTDLAVSNINANTAMGYYDDAPPSAFFEPSVIRADDEAREWRVEYTKRAIDLAETVDSPAVCLATGRPLPGTTPETAREDLIESLHEILDYAEARDIEVGIEFEPELLIENTDEVLEVMDEVGRDSLGVNLDVGHAAVYGEDVAESIRASAGSITGVHLEDIVGGRRGKHYHRIPGEGNLDFRAIFDALEDIGYDGFATLELYTYPDEPDRAAREAFEALEGYV; encoded by the coding sequence ATGGTCGAACTCGCTTTCTCGACGAACGCGTACACGCGTCACTCGCTCCCCGAAGCCGTCCGCCGGATCGACGACCACGGCTACGCCGGCGTCGAACTGCTCGGCGACGATCCCCACGCCTACTTTCCAGCGTTTGACGACGCCGATCGGGACGCGCTGCTCGAGGCCCTCGCGAACACCGACCTTGCCGTCTCGAATATCAACGCGAACACGGCGATGGGCTACTACGACGACGCGCCGCCGTCGGCCTTTTTCGAGCCGAGCGTGATCCGCGCGGACGACGAGGCCCGCGAGTGGCGCGTCGAGTACACGAAGCGAGCGATCGATCTCGCCGAAACGGTCGACTCGCCGGCGGTCTGTCTGGCGACTGGTCGCCCGCTGCCGGGAACGACACCCGAAACGGCACGGGAGGACCTGATCGAGTCACTCCACGAGATCCTCGACTACGCCGAGGCCCGCGATATCGAGGTCGGCATCGAGTTCGAGCCCGAACTGCTGATCGAGAACACCGACGAGGTGCTCGAGGTGATGGACGAGGTGGGCCGGGACTCGCTGGGCGTCAACCTCGATGTCGGCCACGCGGCCGTCTACGGCGAGGACGTTGCCGAAAGCATCCGCGCCAGCGCCGGCTCCATCACGGGCGTCCACCTCGAGGACATCGTCGGCGGCCGTCGCGGAAAGCACTATCATCGAATCCCCGGCGAGGGAAACCTCGACTTCCGGGCGATATTCGACGCCCTCGAGGACATCGGCTACGACGGGTTCGCCACGCTCGAGCTTTACACCTATCCCGACGAACCCGACCGCGCAGCGCGGGAGGCGTTCGAGGCGCTCGAGGGGTACGTGTAG
- a CDS encoding UbiA family prenyltransferase: MVGELVRAPNLFTAPPDVILGAALVVAAGHDFVPAIVAGLAIGSVCLYAGGTTLNDAFDAPVDARDRPERPIPSGRISRRTAFGLGLALLLVAVGIAFIVAGGPAAAAAGLVATAIIAYDGLMKGSAAGFLAMGATRGLNVVLGTTAAGSAVLEFPLRLLAVPAVVTGYIAAVTFMAARETEGANRGAVAIAATGAAAAVLAVGWFLVSGSPTALEAIVATAFAVAFCWWVGRPLRAASVDPVPSTVGPAVGACVLGLVLLDAAFATATGVRWGLAAGVFLVPAVGLSYVFDVT; encoded by the coding sequence ATGGTCGGCGAACTGGTCCGCGCGCCGAACCTCTTCACCGCGCCGCCGGACGTTATCCTCGGGGCCGCGCTCGTGGTCGCTGCCGGCCACGATTTCGTCCCAGCTATCGTCGCCGGACTCGCGATCGGTTCCGTCTGCCTCTACGCCGGGGGAACGACCCTCAACGACGCGTTCGACGCGCCCGTCGACGCTCGAGACCGACCCGAACGCCCGATTCCTTCGGGTCGCATCTCTCGACGCACCGCGTTCGGACTTGGACTCGCGCTACTGCTCGTCGCCGTCGGGATCGCGTTCATCGTCGCCGGCGGTCCCGCTGCCGCGGCCGCCGGACTGGTCGCCACCGCCATCATCGCCTACGACGGCCTCATGAAGGGATCCGCCGCCGGTTTCCTCGCGATGGGTGCGACGCGCGGGCTGAACGTCGTATTGGGCACGACTGCGGCCGGGAGCGCAGTGCTCGAGTTCCCGCTCCGACTGCTCGCCGTTCCTGCGGTCGTCACCGGCTACATCGCCGCCGTCACGTTCATGGCGGCTCGAGAAACCGAGGGAGCCAATCGGGGTGCCGTCGCAATCGCCGCTACGGGTGCGGCTGCAGCGGTGCTCGCCGTCGGCTGGTTCCTCGTGAGTGGAAGTCCGACCGCGCTCGAGGCGATAGTCGCGACCGCGTTCGCCGTCGCCTTCTGCTGGTGGGTCGGGCGTCCCCTGCGAGCCGCGTCCGTCGACCCGGTACCGAGTACCGTCGGCCCGGCGGTCGGGGCGTGCGTCCTCGGACTCGTGTTGCTCGACGCGGCCTTCGCCACCGCAACCGGGGTTCGCTGGGGACTCGCTGCCGGCGTCTTTCTCGTTCCGGCGGTGGGTCTCTCGTACGTCTTCGACGTGACGTGA
- a CDS encoding sugar phosphate isomerase/epimerase — protein MQFGFSTNAFREYQLEDAIEAIADAGYDGVELLLDEPHLYPPNATDEERERVEDALETHGIAVSNANAFMLTAIEGFHHPSYIEPDEEYRQQRIDYTLAALETASDLGLPCISIEPGGPIPDGKSREWAMDTFVESLEEVIPKAEAVGVDLLVEPEPDLLIETGDEFLALLERVDSERVKCNFDAGHFYCVGEDPAELVEPLWEHTSHYHLEDIPADRTHEHTQLGDGAMDIDAFLGELEDRGYDGFVTVELYPYEETPIETAQGAMASLEERGWA, from the coding sequence ATGCAGTTTGGCTTCTCCACCAACGCCTTCCGCGAGTACCAACTCGAGGACGCGATCGAGGCCATCGCCGACGCGGGCTACGACGGCGTCGAACTGCTGCTCGACGAGCCCCATCTGTATCCGCCAAACGCCACCGACGAGGAGCGCGAGCGCGTCGAGGACGCCCTCGAGACGCACGGAATCGCCGTCAGCAACGCCAACGCGTTCATGCTGACCGCGATCGAGGGCTTTCACCACCCTTCCTACATCGAACCGGACGAAGAATATCGCCAGCAGCGGATCGACTACACCCTGGCAGCGCTCGAGACCGCGTCCGACCTCGGACTTCCCTGCATCTCGATCGAACCGGGCGGGCCGATTCCCGACGGCAAATCGCGCGAGTGGGCGATGGACACCTTCGTCGAGAGCCTCGAGGAAGTCATCCCGAAAGCCGAGGCAGTCGGCGTCGACCTCCTCGTCGAGCCCGAACCGGACCTCCTGATCGAGACCGGCGACGAGTTCCTCGCGCTCCTCGAGCGGGTCGACTCCGAGCGCGTGAAGTGCAACTTCGACGCGGGCCACTTCTACTGCGTCGGGGAGGATCCGGCCGAACTCGTCGAACCGCTCTGGGAGCACACGAGCCACTACCACCTCGAGGACATCCCGGCCGATCGGACCCACGAGCACACCCAGCTCGGCGACGGCGCGATGGACATCGACGCCTTCCTCGGCGAACTCGAGGACCGGGGCTACGACGGTTTCGTCACCGTCGAACTCTACCCCTACGAGGAGACGCCGATCGAGACCGCTCAGGGGGCGATGGCCTCCCTCGAGGAACGCGGGTGGGCGTAG
- a CDS encoding TatD family hydrolase, with the protein MRIIDPHMHMVSRSADDYRRARRAGIECCIEPAFWSGQDKHHAGAFFDYFEQIIEHETDRAERAAGMDHYVTIGLEPKEANYREMAEEVVDRIPEYLERDPVVGVGEIGFDQVTDDEEWAFRRQLEIAEERELPVIVHTPHTDKPSGTERIVEIIEEMGVTQERIIIDHNTENTIDISTQTDCWIGFTLYPGKIETGSAIDLLEEYGTDNMIFNSAADWDPSDPLAVPKARDRMLDRGWDREDVRTVVFENPYEFFDQSPNFDYEA; encoded by the coding sequence ATGCGGATTATCGATCCTCACATGCACATGGTTTCGCGCTCGGCCGACGACTATCGACGAGCGCGGCGGGCGGGTATCGAGTGCTGTATCGAGCCCGCGTTCTGGAGCGGCCAGGACAAACACCACGCGGGTGCCTTTTTCGACTACTTCGAACAGATCATCGAGCACGAAACCGACCGCGCCGAGCGGGCCGCCGGGATGGACCACTACGTGACGATCGGCCTCGAGCCGAAGGAAGCGAACTACCGCGAGATGGCCGAGGAGGTCGTCGACCGGATTCCGGAGTACCTCGAGCGCGACCCCGTCGTCGGCGTCGGCGAGATCGGTTTCGATCAGGTGACCGACGATGAGGAGTGGGCGTTCCGTCGCCAGCTCGAGATCGCAGAAGAGCGCGAACTCCCCGTCATCGTCCACACGCCCCACACGGACAAGCCGTCGGGCACCGAGCGGATCGTCGAAATCATCGAGGAGATGGGCGTCACGCAAGAACGGATCATCATCGATCACAACACGGAGAATACGATCGATATCTCGACGCAGACGGACTGCTGGATCGGCTTCACGCTCTATCCGGGCAAGATCGAGACCGGGTCGGCGATCGATCTGCTCGAGGAGTACGGCACCGACAACATGATCTTCAATAGCGCCGCGGACTGGGACCCCTCGGATCCGCTCGCGGTGCCGAAGGCTCGCGACCGGATGCTCGACCGGGGCTGGGACCGCGAGGACGTTCGGACGGTCGTCTTCGAGAACCCCTACGAGTTCTTCGACCAGTCGCCGAACTTCGACTACGAGGCCTGA
- a CDS encoding inositol-3-phosphate synthase — protein sequence MSHGEDPAVDDGDRTGVWLVGARGNVATMSIVGARAIARGATDTTGMVTERDPVSSLGLPPVEGFVFGGHDIEPESLVGQAERQRDRNGVPDADTLETVRDDLAAIDERIEVGTAVNCGAAVSEDSEQLDETLPIRDVVDQIRDDYETFRDSHALERLVVVNVASTEPELAEPERYDTRDALEQAIDEDDRDLPASVLYAYAAISDGHPFVNFTPSAANALGGVRELAAENEVPHVGRDAKTGETLVKSALAPMFAGRNLRVMSWEGHNILGNTDGLVLEDEANAAGKLASKGDVLDSILPDIGHNRVRIDYTPSLADWKTAWDYIHFEGFLETEMKMQFTWEGSDSALAAPLVLDLVRLISHADDHGDGGLQPQLASFFKAPLGVDEHDFSRQLDRLYDYAEEHR from the coding sequence ATGAGTCACGGGGAGGATCCAGCGGTCGACGACGGGGACCGAACGGGCGTCTGGCTCGTCGGGGCACGCGGGAACGTCGCAACGATGTCGATCGTCGGCGCTCGCGCCATCGCCAGGGGAGCGACCGACACCACCGGGATGGTAACCGAGCGCGATCCGGTCTCGAGCCTCGGGCTCCCGCCCGTCGAGGGGTTCGTCTTCGGAGGCCACGACATCGAACCGGAGTCACTCGTCGGACAGGCCGAGCGCCAGCGCGATCGAAACGGCGTCCCGGACGCTGACACGCTCGAGACGGTTCGAGATGATCTGGCCGCGATCGACGAGCGGATCGAGGTCGGCACGGCGGTCAACTGCGGTGCCGCCGTTTCCGAGGACAGCGAACAGCTAGACGAGACCCTGCCGATCCGCGATGTCGTCGACCAGATCCGAGACGACTACGAGACGTTCCGCGATAGCCACGCCCTCGAGCGACTCGTCGTCGTCAACGTCGCCTCGACGGAACCCGAACTGGCGGAGCCGGAGCGATACGACACGCGCGACGCGCTCGAGCAAGCGATCGACGAGGACGACCGCGACCTCCCTGCCAGCGTCCTCTACGCCTACGCCGCGATATCCGACGGACACCCGTTCGTCAACTTCACGCCGAGTGCGGCCAACGCGCTCGGGGGAGTCCGCGAACTCGCGGCCGAAAACGAGGTTCCGCACGTGGGACGCGACGCGAAGACCGGCGAGACGCTCGTCAAGTCCGCGCTCGCGCCCATGTTCGCCGGCCGCAATCTGCGAGTCATGAGCTGGGAGGGCCACAACATCCTCGGCAACACGGACGGCCTCGTCCTCGAGGACGAGGCGAACGCCGCCGGTAAGCTCGCGAGCAAGGGCGACGTGCTCGACTCGATCCTCCCCGATATCGGTCACAACCGAGTCCGGATCGACTACACGCCCTCCCTGGCCGACTGGAAGACCGCCTGGGATTACATTCACTTCGAGGGCTTCCTCGAGACGGAGATGAAAATGCAGTTCACCTGGGAGGGGTCGGACTCCGCGCTGGCCGCGCCGCTCGTGCTCGATCTGGTGCGGTTGATCTCTCACGCCGACGACCACGGCGACGGCGGGCTTCAGCCCCAGCTCGCGTCGTTCTTCAAGGCCCCGCTCGGCGTCGACGAGCACGACTTCTCCCGGCAGTTGGATCGACTGTACGACTACGCCGAGGAGCATCGCTGA
- a CDS encoding alkaline phosphatase family protein, translating into MPELTIPETTETAGRTIVLDVVGLQPQHIDADRTPTLESYFPSERVTDLRPPFPAVTVPAQTTLATGCGPGEHGDVSSGEYDRERKTAEFWERDRDGRDRIWETASDEAGLTTGVLNFQHLIGTSADVAVTPSPIEDENNDILEMNCWTNPDGFYDDLREELGHFPLHNYWGPGANEEGSRWILAAASEAIDRFDPDLLWIYVPHLDYAGQSDGPDSDAFTTALETVDDLLETFLADLSETDRWDETVLTLVSEYGFHEVDRPLFPNRALREAGLLETDAEGDADIPGSDAFAMVDHQIAHVYADEGAVDAARDALAGLEGIDAVLADSGKAERGIDHPNAGDLVLVAEPDTWFQYYWWNDRANAPPYATEMDIHAKPGFDPCELFFGDEGLVSLDASQVSGSHGRVDESAFGCFGLGGPAAPELEGDGPVDATDVTPTIVDLLGLEGELSMPLEGSSLRRP; encoded by the coding sequence ATGCCCGAACTCACGATTCCCGAAACGACCGAGACGGCCGGCCGAACGATCGTCCTCGATGTCGTCGGCCTCCAGCCCCAGCACATCGACGCCGACCGAACGCCGACGCTCGAGTCGTACTTCCCGAGCGAACGCGTGACCGACCTCAGGCCACCGTTTCCAGCCGTCACGGTTCCGGCTCAGACCACCCTCGCGACCGGATGCGGTCCCGGCGAGCACGGCGACGTCTCGAGCGGCGAGTACGACCGCGAGCGAAAAACCGCCGAGTTCTGGGAGCGCGACCGCGACGGTCGCGACCGGATCTGGGAGACCGCGAGCGACGAGGCCGGGCTGACCACCGGCGTCCTGAACTTCCAGCACTTGATCGGGACGAGCGCCGACGTGGCGGTCACACCGTCGCCGATCGAGGACGAGAACAACGACATCCTCGAGATGAACTGCTGGACGAACCCCGACGGCTTCTACGACGACCTTCGGGAGGAACTTGGGCACTTCCCCCTGCACAACTACTGGGGACCCGGCGCGAACGAGGAGGGGAGCCGCTGGATCCTCGCGGCCGCGAGCGAGGCGATCGACCGGTTCGATCCCGACCTGCTGTGGATCTACGTTCCCCACCTGGATTACGCCGGGCAGAGCGACGGTCCCGACAGCGACGCCTTCACGACGGCACTCGAGACCGTCGACGACCTCCTCGAGACGTTCCTCGCGGACCTCTCCGAAACGGACCGCTGGGACGAGACGGTCCTCACCCTCGTCAGCGAGTACGGGTTTCACGAGGTGGATCGACCGCTGTTCCCCAATCGCGCGCTCCGGGAGGCCGGGTTGCTCGAGACGGACGCGGAGGGCGACGCCGACATCCCCGGTTCGGACGCGTTCGCGATGGTCGACCACCAGATCGCACACGTCTACGCCGACGAGGGAGCGGTCGACGCCGCTCGAGACGCGCTCGCGGGGCTCGAGGGAATCGACGCGGTCCTCGCTGACTCGGGGAAGGCCGAGCGCGGGATCGACCACCCGAACGCGGGCGACCTCGTCCTCGTGGCCGAACCGGACACCTGGTTCCAGTACTACTGGTGGAACGACCGCGCGAACGCGCCGCCCTACGCGACCGAGATGGACATCCACGCCAAACCCGGCTTCGACCCCTGTGAGTTGTTCTTCGGCGACGAGGGACTCGTCTCGCTGGACGCCTCGCAAGTGAGCGGCTCCCACGGTCGCGTCGACGAATCCGCGTTCGGCTGTTTCGGCCTCGGCGGTCCGGCCGCGCCCGAACTCGAGGGTGACGGGCCGGTCGACGCGACGGACGTGACGCCGACTATCGTGGACTTACTCGGGCTCGAGGGGGAGCTCTCGATGCCGCTCGAGGGGTCGTCGCTTCGACGGCCCTGA
- the lrp gene encoding HTH-type transcriptional regulator Lrp, which translates to MTYEHLDSDLVNKLLDDGRASLRSLAEELDVSVTTVSNHLSDLEEEGVIEGYTPKVDYDAVGYDVTAIMQLKAEGSALPEITQTLKDHRQMISVYEVTGDYDVIAIGKFKDTDDMNDEIKSLITDPDINQSNTSIVLNAVSENEQFELDTE; encoded by the coding sequence ATGACCTACGAACACTTGGACTCAGATCTGGTAAACAAACTGCTTGACGATGGCCGAGCGAGCCTCCGCAGCCTCGCCGAAGAACTCGATGTCTCCGTCACGACGGTCTCGAACCACCTCTCCGACCTCGAGGAGGAAGGCGTCATCGAGGGCTACACGCCGAAAGTCGACTACGATGCGGTGGGGTACGATGTCACTGCCATCATGCAACTGAAAGCCGAAGGGAGCGCGCTTCCGGAAATCACGCAGACACTGAAGGACCACCGCCAGATGATCTCCGTCTACGAGGTCACGGGGGACTACGACGTAATCGCCATCGGGAAGTTCAAAGATACGGACGACATGAACGACGAGATCAAGTCCCTGATCACCGATCCCGACATCAACCAGTCGAATACGAGTATCGTGCTCAACGCTGTCTCCGAAAACGAACAGTTCGAACTCGACACGGAGTAA
- a CDS encoding twin-arginine translocation signal domain-containing protein, whose amino-acid sequence MAYGTNPEKRYSYGEVSDEDRRDFLKALGVIAGGGIAGATLRDLRAEVSSGAAEGLAEMGEAVRGGLTGTLDPALLNEQLAGLEASFELLPELESMGVPEQGASAYQELTTAAWAINDHLAEVGFFASAEENLPAFEPDHIEATTRQLLHMDTLPATLSEIGFSEQEQTALVTNIVNTREQLSWWLATPDYPPADAVEDGVVHEYVAPLHQRAAEGSLLWIDGLDHFLWQREPLITGEMIDRGLWDIKSMLGGYYLMSSAVRDLANGQIADEELSTLITAGSAIEIIGQEFLLTDTVRITDEKRAPKGVIDQ is encoded by the coding sequence ATGGCATATGGTACCAATCCTGAAAAGAGGTACAGCTACGGGGAGGTGAGCGACGAGGATCGTCGCGACTTTCTCAAAGCCCTCGGCGTCATCGCCGGCGGCGGTATCGCCGGTGCGACGCTGCGCGATCTCCGCGCGGAGGTCTCGAGCGGTGCCGCGGAGGGGCTCGCAGAGATGGGCGAGGCCGTTCGCGGTGGACTGACGGGAACGCTTGACCCGGCGCTGTTGAACGAGCAACTGGCGGGGCTCGAGGCGAGCTTCGAACTGTTGCCCGAACTGGAGTCGATGGGGGTTCCCGAGCAGGGTGCGTCGGCGTACCAGGAGCTGACGACGGCGGCGTGGGCGATCAACGATCACCTCGCGGAGGTCGGCTTCTTCGCGAGCGCGGAGGAGAACCTGCCGGCGTTCGAGCCCGATCACATCGAGGCAACGACACGGCAGTTGCTGCATATGGACACGCTGCCGGCCACGCTTTCCGAGATCGGGTTCTCGGAGCAGGAACAGACGGCGCTGGTGACCAATATCGTGAACACGCGCGAGCAGCTATCGTGGTGGCTGGCGACACCTGACTATCCGCCGGCGGACGCCGTCGAAGACGGTGTCGTCCACGAGTACGTCGCACCGCTTCATCAGCGGGCCGCAGAAGGCTCGCTACTGTGGATCGACGGGCTCGATCACTTCCTCTGGCAGCGAGAGCCGCTCATTACCGGGGAGATGATCGATCGCGGCCTCTGGGACATCAAGTCGATGCTCGGCGGGTACTACCTGATGAGTTCGGCTGTACGTGACCTTGCGAACGGGCAAATCGCCGACGAGGAGCTTTCGACACTGATCACGGCGGGATCCGCGATCGAGATCATCGGTCAGGAGTTCCTGCTCACCGACACCGTCCGAATTACAGATGAGAAGCGCGCACCGAAGGGGGTGATCGACCAATGA